The nucleotide sequence CAGATTTTTTCCTAATTTTCTGTTCAATGCATCAACTGCTTTATTTCGTGCAATCGTTACCAGCCATGTATATATATTATTAGTAGTAAAATCGAATTGGTCAATATGTCTCCAGATAATCACAAATACATCCGAAAGGATTTCTTCAGCAGTTTCTCTATCGGTTACAATTTTTTTAATTAATGAGTATAGTAATGGGGCATATCTATCGTACAATTGCTCTAAAGCTTTTGAATCATAGCCTGCAACTTTGAACATAATTTCAGCATCTGTTAAGGTATTTCTTTCACTCAATTTCCATTCTCCTTATTCAGTTTTTTTGTATGAAAATCTAAATCAAATAGCCAAAAAAATGTAGCAATTTAAGTACCACATAATTTTCAAGCTTTAAATAGCTGTAATGCAGAAAAGACAGTAAAAATATCGACTAACGACCGATGGGTTGTTAAAATAACTGACAGAAAACTTTGAAAAATTTCTGTTTAAAGTTGAAACAATACTGAGACTGTAACTTGTACCTTGACTGGTTTTCCCCGTTGTTTACCTGGAGTAAACTTAGTTTTAAAAATAGCATCAAGTGCAGCTTCATCACATCCACCACCAATTCCTTTTACAACTTCAGCACTAATCACATTTCCATTTTCATCGATGAATGCTTTGACAAATACTTTTCCCTGAATCCCGGCTCGTTTTGCGATTTCAGGATACTGAATTAATTTTTGAATCCCCTGAAGACCACCAATCGGTTGAGGCATTTCTTCCACAGCAACAAAGTAGGTTGGCTCTTCATTTTCTTCAATTACCTCTTCAGGCAATGGAGCTGAAATTTCTTCTTTTTCTTTTACATCCAGTGTTGAAGAAATCTGTGTTGTTACAATCTGCTTTTCATCAATTGAATCAGGTACCTTTGGTGGTGCTTTGGGCAGTAAATTTTTGTTTTTGTTATTCAGTTCAGGTTCAGTTTTAGTTTCGGCTTTTGTTTCAACCTTATTTTCATTTTCGATTGTCTGAACATCAGAAGCAGATACCGAGCTTTCTGGTTCCTGGACATTATTATAGAAGAATTCCTCAACCGGTGCAGAAATAATATTTTCATCTACTTTTTTCTCAGTCAATGTTTTCTGCGTATCTGATTGATTAAATATGAAAAGGTAACCGAACAAACTCAATGAAACTACAAACAGGATTATTGAAACTATAACATATTTCTTAAGCCTTAAAGATGATGTATCTCTTTTTTCTATTTCATCATCAAATTCGACTTCAGAAACCTCAGGTAACTTTTCATTTTCTTGTGCTGCTTTGGTGATTTCAATTTTTACTGAATCTTCCCTGCTCACAGGAACTTTTGGTTTAACTTCTTCATACCCTGTAACTGATTTGTGCTGCGGCATTTGTTTAGATACAGCTAAAGATCCCCAGTCGATTTTATTCTTATTCAGAATTTCTTCCAGATGATCATTGTCGCTATGCTTTTCTCCTGAGTTAAAAATGTATTTGTTTGTCTGATTATTTGCAGCAATTGGAGTAACGATTTGACTGAGTTTATTTATCATTCTTTCTTTTGCAACTGCTGATGGCTGCTCTGTGATTTTTAATATTGATGGCAAAAGTGCAGATAGATTTTGAAATTCCGCCTGAATTTTCCAGGGAAAGTTTTCATCAGTCTCTTTTAGTAATTGCAAATTATTTCTGTCAGCAGCATCAAGCGAGCCAAGAACTTCAAGTGTTATTAACTCTATACTTTTTTTATTTTCCATTTATATTTTTCCCCCGAATGGTAATGTTATGATCATTTTTATCAGGATTGTCAATAATATTTTTTTATTGTTTATTGTTACCACTAATTCAACTTTTAACATTCATATTAATGCTCAAATTTTGAAAAATTCAAGCAATTTGAGTACCATTGGAAATCTCTCACAATCCATTGAAAAGCAACATGAAAATTTGGATGTCGTAATTTTATTACTTATTTGCTGAAAAATTGACCGCAGGAAGAGGAAGATATATACTTTGTGTCGCCACCTCAACCACTATTGGCTATTCAGGAAGAGTTGTCCCTTCAACAATATTTTATCTCACAAAACACAATTAATTATTCACCGTAATAAACGCTGGTCTAACATTATTACCTTTCTAATTTAAGCTTACAATCGATTTTATTATTTTTACTGATAAGTTAATTGATAAAGGATAAAATGACTTCAAATGAAATAAGAAATCAGTTTCTTAATTTTTTTAAAGATAAAGATCACAAAATAGTTCACTCTTCACCCGTAGTTCCATTTGATGATCCAACTTTGCTATTTACAAACGCAGGTATGAATCAATTCAAAGATGTATTTCTCGGAAAAGGAAAACGAGATTATACACGAGCTGTTGATACTCAAAAATGCATTCGTGTTAGCGGTAAACACAATGATCTCGAGGAAGTAGGTCACGATACATATCACCACACATTTTTTGAAATGCTCGGCAACTGGTCTTTTGGTGATTACTACAAAGCTGAAGCAATTGAATGGGCATGGGAACTGCTTACTAAAATATGGAAGCTTCCGAAAGAAAGATTATGGGCAACAGTTTATAAAGATGACGATGAGGCTTTCAATTTATGGAAAACAAAAACGGATATAAATCCAAAACACATTTTAAAGTTTGGGGAGAAAGATAACTTCTGGGAAATGGGTGATACAGGTCCCTGTGGTCCATGCTCGGAAATTCATATAAATGTTGGCGATGACTTTGAAAACCCGGAATATGTAAATGCAGGTACTCCCGAGTGCATTGAAATCTGGAATCTTGTTTTTATTCAATATAACCGTGATGAAAATGCAAAACTTCACGAGCTTCCGGCTAAACATGTCGATACTGGGATGGGGTTCGAAAGAATTTGTGCGGTTCTTCAAAAGACAAATTCTAATTACGACACTGATATTTTCTATCCTATAATTGAAGAAATAATTAAGCTGAGTAAAATTAAAATTGAAAAAGATCTTTATGCTGAAGCGAAAGAGAAATCAGAAGAAATTAAAATTGCAACCAGAGTAATCGCTGATCATATTCGCTCATTAACTTTTGCAATTGCTGATGGAGCTGTTCCGGGAAATGAAGGGCGTGGTTATGTTTTAAGAAGAATTTTGCGCAGAGCAGCCAGATATGGAAGAAAAATTAATTTAAATGAACCATTTCTATATCAAATTGTTGATGTATTAGTTCAAACGATGGGAGATGTATTCCCCGAAATAAAAGAGAAAAAAGACTACGTTAAAAAAGTAATTAAAGGTGAAGAAGAAAGTTTCAATGCAACACTGGATAGAGGCATTGAGTTATTCGAAGAAATAATTGAAAAGCTGAATAAGAAAAAAGAAAAACAAATTCCCGGCGAAGATGTTTTCAGGCTTTATGATACGTTTGGTTTTCCGGTTGACCTGACTAACATAATGGCAGTTGAAAAAGGATTTTCAATTGATGAAGTTAAATTCAATGAATTGATGAATCAGCAGAAGGACAGAGCACGGGAAGCAACAAAAGAAAAATTCGCTTCCGTAAATGTTGCGTTGAATGATACAAAAGGATTTCAGTTCTCCAGCAATCAGCCGACTGAATTTACCGGCTACGATGAACTCGAATCCCATTCAAAGATCACTGGATTAAGACGAGATGGTAATACTGAATTAATTATTCTCGATAAGTCTCCTTTTTATGTGGAAGCCGGCGGACAGGTTGATGATAAAGGTTTATTAATTACTAAGGAAAATAAATTTAGTGTCATTGATTTGCTGAAAGTTGAAAATAAAATTGTTCACGTGATTGAAAATGATCCCGGGAAAATCCTTCAACCGGAAATTGAGTTGACTGCTGAAGTAGATTCCAAACATCGCTGGGATGTCATGCGAAATCATTCTGTTACTCATTTTCTACATGCTTCTCTGAGAAAAATACTTGGTAATCATGTTCAGCAGGCTGGTTCGTACGTTGGACCGGATCATCTTCGGTTTGATTTTACTCACTTCACCAAACCAAGTCCGGAGGAATTACGGGATATTGAAATTTTAGTGAATGAACAATTACGACGAAACCTTCCTATGATTCATCATAGAAATATTCCATTTGATGAAGCAAAGAAAATGGGGGCGTTGATGTTTTTTGGTGACAAGTACGGTGACAAAGTTAATGTTGTTCAGTTCGGTGATTTTTCTATGGAATTCTGCGGCGGCACTCACGTAAAAAATTCATCTGAAATTGGTTTGTTCAAGATAACAAGTGAAGCATCTGTTGCCAGCGGTGTGAGAAGAATTGAAGCAGTTACCGGAGCCGGAGTTGAAAAATATATTCAATCACAGCTTGAACATATGAAGCAGTTCAGCCACCGGATTGATGAACTTCTCGATACTAAAAAGAAAATGGAAAAAGAAATATCAGATCTCAGGCTGAAAGAAAAACTTGGTCAGCTCGATCATATTCTTTCTTTAAATTCTTCAGAAAAAGGAATAAAAATATTTAAAGGGAAAGTTATAGCGGATAACATGGATGAACTTAAATCTTTCGGTGATGAATTACGAAATCAGATGGGAAGCGGGGTTGGTGTTCTTATTTCCCAAATCGAAGATAAGGTTGGAATTGTTGCTGTTGTCAGCGATGATTTGATTAAAGAAAAAAAACTAAGTGCCGGAAAAATTGTTGGTGAACTTGCAAAACTTGTTGGCGGTGGTGGTGGTGGTCGTCCTCATCTTGCAACTGCGGGAGGGAAAGACATCTCTGGTATTCCGGCTGCAATAAGCAAGGTTGAGAAAATTTTAAGTGTCTTTATTCAATAATTAAAAATTCAAATGTCAATAGTCAAAAAAATATTTTGAATTTTGAGTTTTAATTTTTTGACTTTGGAAAATGTCTAAAACAAGAATAAAATACATCTGCTCAAACTGCGGTTACGAGTCACTTCGCTGGTTAGGTAAGTGCCCGGAATGTGAAAGCTGGAATTCTTTTATTGAAGAAATAATAGAAACCTCCAAACGAAAGCCGGTCATCTCAAAATCAAAATACGAGATAAATACAATTGATTCTATTTCAGCAAATGAAGAAGACAGAATTAAAACGGGAATAACTGAATTCGATCGTGTACTTGGTGGAGGTTTGATGCCGGGTTCTGTGATTCTTCTGGGAGGAGATCCGGGAATTGGAAAATCAACACTTGCAATGCAGGCAACTGCTAACATCAATAGAAAAGTTCTTTATGCAACCGGAGAAGAATCGGAGAAACAAATAAAACTGAGAGCCAGCAGATTGAAAATAAAATCTTCTGAATTTTTTGTTCATGCAGAAACAAACCTTTCAGATATAATCGGTGCGATCAACCAATTATCTCCTTCTGTGGTTGTGATTGATTCAATTCAAACGATGTACAGAAGTGAGCTGGATAATTCACCCGGAACGATTACACAAATCAGAGAATGTACTGCTCTACTTATGGAAGAAGCCAAGAAGAAACATTACTGTGTAATCATTATCGGGCACGTAACAAAAGAAGGAATGATAGCCGGGCCAAAATTACTTGAGCACATAGTTGATACAGTCATTCAGTTTGAAGGTGAATCAAACCATTCATTCCGGATTCTGCGCGCACAAAAAAATCGTTTCGGTAGTACAAATGAAATTGGTGTATTCGAAATGCATGAAGATGGACTGCGTGAAGTCAATAACCCGAGTGAATTATTTTTAAGTGAAAGAGAAAAACAAACTCCCGGTTCTGTTGTTACATCAAGTATAGAAGGAACTCGTCCAATTCTTCTAGAAGTTCAGGCACTTGTAACACCATCCAATTACGGTTATCCGCAAAGAGTTTCAAATGGATTTGATCAAAGAAGGCTTTCAATTTTACTTGCAGTACTAGAGAAAAGAGCGAACGTTCGTGTTTCGGCAGCAAATGTTTTTGTGAACATAGCAGGAGGAATTCGAATAACAGAACCGGCGGCAGATCTTGCAGTTTGTTCTGCAATTGCTTCAAGTCTTCTTGATAAAATCATTGGCAATCAAACGATTATCATCGGTGAAGTCGGGCTCGGCGGTGAAATAAGAAGTGTTGGTCATATTGAAAAACGAATTCAGGAAGCAAAGAAATTAGGATTCAAATCCGCACTTATTCCCTATCGAAATACTAAAGAATTAAAGTCCTCAGAAGGAATAACGATTAATTCATACGAATATTTAGACCAGGTTATAAAGGAGATTTTGACAAATTGAAGTGATTTTAAGCTTTTCTAACTCAAAATTTATTAATAATACCTATTGAGAGTTTAGCAAGTCTTTTTATATTTTTATGTGTGGCTTTTGCCATAATGTTATTTAACTATCAATTGAGGTTCTAGTGAGTAAAAAACTTTTTGTGGGAAGTCTCCCATGGGCAGTCAACGACGAAAGTTTAAAACAAGCTTTCGCTCCATACGGTAAAGTTGTTTCTGCCACAGTTGTAACAGATCGCCGGTCCGGACGTTCGAAAGGATTTGGTTTCGTGGAAATGGAAAATGATTCCGAAGCCAAAGCAGCTATCGACGCATTAAATGGTTCTGAGCTTAGCGGCAGGAACATTGTTGTGAACGAAGCAAAACCAAAGGAAAAAGAATAGGAATAAAACCTTTACGGCTTAATTTGTTTATTGAAGCGCTCATCTTTCGGGCGCTTTTTTATTTTAAAATTGAATGACTATTCACTCAGTCAAAACGCAAACGTATTCAGACTAACCACAAAATTATTGTTTCCCCTGTAATTTAATCCTGCCTGCCAGCAGGCAGGTTCCAGGCAAACATTAAATTTTAAAATGCGAATGTATTAATACTTATTACAAAATTATTACTTCCTCTGTAATTCAGTTTCCACGCAAACTCAAGCTGAAAAGGAATTATTCCCTGCCCCAGTCCAAAACCAATTTCATAAAATGGCTTGTTGAATGTTTTTATTTCAACCGGAAGAAGTGCCGCAGACTCATCTCCAATTTCCGTAATTGTCGAGTTAAAGAAAACATTAAGAGTTATTTCCCAATCCTTAAATCCCGGAACCTTCAGCAGCTTGAATATTTCATCGCGGAAGTTGTATTCAAGATTCATTGTCGCGACTCTTTCGCCAAATATTTCATTCACTTTCAAAGTCCTGAACGTAAATGATTTTGAAAGCAGGTTAATATTACCCGGTAAAGCGTACATATCCTGGTACGGCAAAGCACTAACATTATACATTCCGAAAAGATCCAGATTAATGAATGAAGAACGAAAAGTTGGTATGTAGTTGTTTATGTAAAACCTGTAAGTTGTAAAATTCAGATCGCTGCTTAACCAGTCCTTATTTGAATGAGTCACATCGCCTTCAAAAGTTGTGTAGTAATCTCCTGAGAAAGCTCTCCTCCGGAAATAACCGTCTTCAATGTAATCTCTAAAGTCAAGTTTGAATCCGGCAGTAAGTGCGTTTATTGTAGCTTCATAAATATTAGGATTAATCGGATACTCTCTGTCTTTTTTAAAGAATGAAAAATCTGTATTGTTCTGTGCGCTTTTATCTTTTCTATTCAAAAATCCTGCACTCAAAGCAAGCACGGGAAAAACTTCACTTTCAACTTTGAAATCAAATCCTGCAGAGTAGTAATAATTTCGGAATTCTTCTTTATTCAGTAACGCTAATAGTGAAGCCGTCAGATCAGCATATTCATCAGAAGAACC is from Ignavibacteriota bacterium and encodes:
- a CDS encoding sigma-70 family RNA polymerase sigma factor codes for the protein MSERNTLTDAEIMFKVAGYDSKALEQLYDRYAPLLYSLIKKIVTDRETAEEILSDVFVIIWRHIDQFDFTTNNIYTWLVTIARNKAVDALNRKLGKNLPEYSEDYEKEFILPKLSPEIHPIELEEVLSNKSRMEKALNSLTEAQKYVLELSYYGGMDQGEIAAKLNIPTVTVKSKLQVAIGNLMQKHSEVK
- a CDS encoding energy transducer TonB, with translation MPQPIGGLQGIQKLIQYPEIAKRAGIQGKVFVKAFIDENGNVISAEVVKGIGGGCDEAALDAIFKTKFTPGKQRGKPVKVQVTVSVLFQL
- the alaS gene encoding alanine--tRNA ligase, translating into MTSNEIRNQFLNFFKDKDHKIVHSSPVVPFDDPTLLFTNAGMNQFKDVFLGKGKRDYTRAVDTQKCIRVSGKHNDLEEVGHDTYHHTFFEMLGNWSFGDYYKAEAIEWAWELLTKIWKLPKERLWATVYKDDDEAFNLWKTKTDINPKHILKFGEKDNFWEMGDTGPCGPCSEIHINVGDDFENPEYVNAGTPECIEIWNLVFIQYNRDENAKLHELPAKHVDTGMGFERICAVLQKTNSNYDTDIFYPIIEEIIKLSKIKIEKDLYAEAKEKSEEIKIATRVIADHIRSLTFAIADGAVPGNEGRGYVLRRILRRAARYGRKINLNEPFLYQIVDVLVQTMGDVFPEIKEKKDYVKKVIKGEEESFNATLDRGIELFEEIIEKLNKKKEKQIPGEDVFRLYDTFGFPVDLTNIMAVEKGFSIDEVKFNELMNQQKDRAREATKEKFASVNVALNDTKGFQFSSNQPTEFTGYDELESHSKITGLRRDGNTELIILDKSPFYVEAGGQVDDKGLLITKENKFSVIDLLKVENKIVHVIENDPGKILQPEIELTAEVDSKHRWDVMRNHSVTHFLHASLRKILGNHVQQAGSYVGPDHLRFDFTHFTKPSPEELRDIEILVNEQLRRNLPMIHHRNIPFDEAKKMGALMFFGDKYGDKVNVVQFGDFSMEFCGGTHVKNSSEIGLFKITSEASVASGVRRIEAVTGAGVEKYIQSQLEHMKQFSHRIDELLDTKKKMEKEISDLRLKEKLGQLDHILSLNSSEKGIKIFKGKVIADNMDELKSFGDELRNQMGSGVGVLISQIEDKVGIVAVVSDDLIKEKKLSAGKIVGELAKLVGGGGGGRPHLATAGGKDISGIPAAISKVEKILSVFIQ
- the radA gene encoding DNA repair protein RadA, whose protein sequence is MSKTRIKYICSNCGYESLRWLGKCPECESWNSFIEEIIETSKRKPVISKSKYEINTIDSISANEEDRIKTGITEFDRVLGGGLMPGSVILLGGDPGIGKSTLAMQATANINRKVLYATGEESEKQIKLRASRLKIKSSEFFVHAETNLSDIIGAINQLSPSVVVIDSIQTMYRSELDNSPGTITQIRECTALLMEEAKKKHYCVIIIGHVTKEGMIAGPKLLEHIVDTVIQFEGESNHSFRILRAQKNRFGSTNEIGVFEMHEDGLREVNNPSELFLSEREKQTPGSVVTSSIEGTRPILLEVQALVTPSNYGYPQRVSNGFDQRRLSILLAVLEKRANVRVSAANVFVNIAGGIRITEPAADLAVCSAIASSLLDKIIGNQTIIIGEVGLGGEIRSVGHIEKRIQEAKKLGFKSALIPYRNTKELKSSEGITINSYEYLDQVIKEILTN
- a CDS encoding RNA-binding protein, with product MSKKLFVGSLPWAVNDESLKQAFAPYGKVVSATVVTDRRSGRSKGFGFVEMENDSEAKAAIDALNGSELSGRNIVVNEAKPKEKE